From a single Calonectris borealis chromosome 19, bCalBor7.hap1.2, whole genome shotgun sequence genomic region:
- the IFT22 gene encoding intraflagellar transport protein 22 homolog isoform X1 has translation MLKAKLLLVGPRESGKSVLANFVSESIEGIGSYSPTQGVRILEYEKPNLNGNSKGAGCRFELWDCSGDQNYQSYHFPYTCFSRFETCWPALMKDSHGVIIIFNPELPSHLKEIEMWYSCFVQQQPLLDSQCLLVAHHKPGSAGDTENLSLAYPLNKLKLIHSNLEEDPEDVRMEFMKYFRSIITLINESREREEMSIIS, from the exons ATGCTGAAGGcgaagctgctgctggtggggccCCGCGAG TCTGGAAAATCGGTGTTGGCAAACTTTGTTTCGGAGAGCATAGAAGGGATTGGCAGCTACAGCCCGACGCAAGGTGTAAG GATCCTGGAGTATGAGAAGCCGAACTTGAATGGTAACAGCAAGGGAGCTGGATGTCGATTTGAGTTGTGGGATTGCAGTGGTGATCAAAA CTATCAATCTTACCATTTTCCATACACCTGTTTTTCAAGGTTTGAAACGTGCTGGCCAGCTCTGATGAAGGACTCTCATGGCGTAATAATAATCTTCAATCCTGAGCTGCCCAGCCACCTGAAAGAAATTGAAATGTGGTACTCCTGTTTCgtgcagcagcagccactgcttGACAGTCAGTGTCTCCTAGTTGCACACCACAAGCCAGGCAGTGCGGGGGACACAGAAAATCTGTCCTTGG CTTATCCGCTAAACAAGCTGAAACTAATACATTCCAACTTAGAAGAAGATCCTGAAGATGTTCGGATGGAATTTATGAAATACTTCAGAAGCATTATCACCTTAATaaatgagagcagagagagagaagaaatgtcaATTATCTcataa
- the IFT22 gene encoding intraflagellar transport protein 22 homolog isoform X2 — MLKAKLLLVGPRESGKSVLANFVSESIEGIGSYSPTQGVRILEYEKPNLNGNSKGAGCRFELWDCSGDQKFETCWPALMKDSHGVIIIFNPELPSHLKEIEMWYSCFVQQQPLLDSQCLLVAHHKPGSAGDTENLSLAYPLNKLKLIHSNLEEDPEDVRMEFMKYFRSIITLINESREREEMSIIS, encoded by the exons ATGCTGAAGGcgaagctgctgctggtggggccCCGCGAG TCTGGAAAATCGGTGTTGGCAAACTTTGTTTCGGAGAGCATAGAAGGGATTGGCAGCTACAGCCCGACGCAAGGTGTAAG GATCCTGGAGTATGAGAAGCCGAACTTGAATGGTAACAGCAAGGGAGCTGGATGTCGATTTGAGTTGTGGGATTGCAGTGGTGATCAAAA GTTTGAAACGTGCTGGCCAGCTCTGATGAAGGACTCTCATGGCGTAATAATAATCTTCAATCCTGAGCTGCCCAGCCACCTGAAAGAAATTGAAATGTGGTACTCCTGTTTCgtgcagcagcagccactgcttGACAGTCAGTGTCTCCTAGTTGCACACCACAAGCCAGGCAGTGCGGGGGACACAGAAAATCTGTCCTTGG CTTATCCGCTAAACAAGCTGAAACTAATACATTCCAACTTAGAAGAAGATCCTGAAGATGTTCGGATGGAATTTATGAAATACTTCAGAAGCATTATCACCTTAATaaatgagagcagagagagagaagaaatgtcaATTATCTcataa